TCGACGGCGGCGAGGCGGAGCGCGTCGCCGTACCGCTCCCGCCAGGGGGCGAGCAGCCGCGCGGCCCGGTCGGGGCGGCCGGCGGCGAGGGCGCGGCCGACGTCGGAGTCGGGGCCGAGCAGGACGAAGAGGCCGGTGCCGGGGTCGGCGGAGGCGGGCAGCACGGGCCGGCCCTCGCCGGCGCGGGCGTGGGCGGCGGTGACGAGGGCGCAGAGGGAGGCCCAGCCGGCCCGGGAGCGGGCGAGGAAGACGGCCCGGGGCGCGGACTCGTCGACGAAGGCGCCGCCGCGCACGGGGACCCGGCGGGCGGAGGTGGGCCCGTCGGCGGGGCCGGCCGGGGCGGCCAGGGGTTCGTGGGCGAGGTCCACGCCGAAGAGCGGGCGGACGCCCTGCTTCTCGCACGCCTTGGCGAAGCGGACGGCGCCGCCGAGGCCGTCGCGGTCGGTGAGGGCGAGGGCGTCCATGCCCCGTTCGGCGGCGCGGGCGGCGAGGTCCGCGGGGTGGGAGGCGCCGTACCGCAGGGAGTGGCCCGAGGCGGTGTGCAGATGGGTGAAGCCCGTCATGGCGCACCTCCCGCGTTCCTGCTCCGGCGGTGCTTCCCGCACCGGTATTCGTACAGACGTTCCCACCCCCACATCCCACCCTAGCTCATTTCGAACGCGCGTACGATAAGCCGCGCACGCCGACCTCCGTCAGCCGTTCGGCCCCCTCCCACCTGCGACGACGCCCCCTCCCCCGGAATCTGGGGGGCATGAGTCTCGTCGACGAACTGAAAAGCGCCGTCACCCCCCGAGCCGCCCTGCTCGTCGTCGGGGTCTTCGCCCTCCAGCTCCTCTTCATCACCTCGTACGTCGGGGCCCTGCACCACCCGAAGCCCTCGGACGTGCCGTTCGGCGTGGTCGCGCCCGCCCAGGTGTCCGCCACCCTCATGGGCGAGCTGGAGAGACTCCCCGGCGACCCGCTCGACCCGCGGGCGGTCGCCGGTGCCGACGAGGCCCGGGACCAGATCCTGAACCGGGAGATCGACGGGGCCCTGGTCGTGAACCCGGCGGGCCGCACCGACACCCTGCTCGTCGCCTCCGGCGGAGGCACCGTGCTCTCCTCCGCCCTGGAGAAGATCTTCACGCAGGTGGAGGAGGCCCAGCGGCGGGAGGTGCGGACGGTCGACGTGGCCCCCGCCTCGCCGCAGGACTTCGACGGGCTCTCCGCCTTCTACCTGGTGGTCGGCTGGTGCGTCGGCGGCTACATCTGCGCCGCGATCCTCGCCATCAGCGCCGGCTCCCGGCCGGCCAACCGCGAGCGGGCGATCATCCGGCTCGGCGTCCTCGCCGTCTACTCCGTCCTCGGCGGTCTCGGCGGCGCGGTCATCGTCGGCCCGGTCCTGGGCGCCCTGCCGGGCTCCGTCGCCGCCCTGTGGGGGCTCGGCACCCTGGTCGTCTTCGCCGTCGGCGCCGCCACCCTCGCGCTCCAGTCGGTCTTCGGGATCGTCGGCATCGGCCTGGCGATCCTGCTGGTGGTGGTGCTGGGCAATCCGAGCGCCGGCGGCGCCTTCCCCGCGCCGATGCTGCCGCCGTTCTGGAAGGCGATCGGTCCGGCCCTGCCGCCGGGCGCGGGCACCTGGGCGGCGCGCTCGATCGCGTACTTCAAGGGCAACGACATGACCGCCTCGATGCTGGTGCTCTCCGCCTGGGCGGTGGTCGGTTCGGTGGTCACCCTGGTGCTGGCCTCGCTGAAGCGGGAGCCGGCGGGCGAGCCGATCGCCACGGAGCTGGACGAGGTCAAGGGCTGACGCCCCGGAACACAGGAGGAGGCCCCCGCCGCGGCGGGGGCCTCCTGCGTGCCGTCCGGGTCTACGCGCCGTAGTACGCCCGGGTCATCAGCTCCTTCATCTCGTCGATCATCGGCATCCGCGGGTTGGCCGGGGCGCACTGGTCGGCGTAGGCGTTCATCGCCTGCTGCGGCAGGGCCGCCAGGAAGGCCGCCTCGTCGACGCCCTCCTCCCGGAAGGAGGCCGGGATGCCGCAGCGGGCGCGCAGCTCCTCGACGGCCCGGGCGTAGGACTCCACGCCCTCCTGCGGGGTCGCGGCCGGCAGGCCGAGCATCCGGGCGATCTCCTGGTAGCGCTCGGGGGCCCGGTAGGTCTCGGCCTTGGGCCACGGCACGGCCTTGTGGGTGACGGTGCCGTTGTGCCGGACGACGTGCGGCAGGAGCAGCGCGTTGGTGCGCCCGTGGGCGACGTGGAAGGTGTTGCCGAGGGTGTGGGCCATGGCGTGCACCAGGCCGAGGAAGGCGTTGGCGAAGGCCATGCCGGCGATGGTGGAGGCGTTGTGCATCCGCTCCCGGGCCTCGGGCGCCTTCGCGCCCTCCGTCACGCAGGTCTCCAGGTTCTCGAAGATCAGCCGGATGGCCTGGAGGCACTGCCCGTCGGTGAAGTCGTTGGCGTAGGCCGAGACGTACGCCTCGGTGGCGTGGGTCAGGGCGTCGAAGCCGGAGTCGGCGGTGACGGTCGGCGGGAGGTGGAGCGGGAGCACCGGGTCGACGATGGCCACGTCCGGGGTGAGGGCGTAGTCGGCGAGCGGGTACTTCTGGGCGGCCTCCGGGTCGGAGATCACGGCGAAGGGGGTGACCTCGCTGCCGGTGCCGGAGGTGGTCGGGACCGCGACCAGCCTGGCCTTCTCGCCGAGCTTCGGGAACCGGTAGGCCCGCTTGCGGATGTCGAAGAACTTCTCCTTGGTGTCCGCGAACTCGACCTCGGGCCGCTCGTACATCAGCCACATGATCTTCGCCGCGTCCATCGGGGAGCCGCCGCCGAGGGCGACGATGGTGTCCGGCCGGAACTCCCGCATGGCGGCGGCGCCGGCCCGCACGGTGGCGAGCTCCGGGTTGGGCTCGACGTCGTCGATGACCTGGATCTCGACGGGCTCCGGCCGCCCGTTCAGGATGTCGGTGACCCTGCGGACGAAGCCGATCTCGCCCATGGTCCGGTCGGTCACGATCGTGACCCGCTTCAGGCCCTCCATCTCACCGAGGTAGCGGATGGCGTTCCGCTCGAAGTAGATCTTCGGCGGGATCTTGTACCACTGCATGTTGGTGTTCCGCCGTCCGATCCGCTTGACGTTGACCAGGTTCACCGCGGTGACGTTGTCCGAGACGGAGTTGTGCCCGTAGGAGCCGCAGCCGAGGGTGAGGGAGGGCAGGAAGGCGTTGTAGACGTCGCCGATGCCGCCGAAGGTGGAGGGGGCGTTGACGATGACCCGGACCGCCTTGACCCGCCGGCCGAACTCCTCGGCGAGCGCCTCGTCCTCGGTGTGGATGGCGGCACTGTGCCCGAGGCCGTGGAACTCGACCATCGCGGCGGCCAGTTCGAGGCCCTGTTCGGTGGAGCCGGCCCTGAGGGCGGCGAGGACCGGGGAGAGCTTCTCGCGGGTGAGCGGTTCGTTCTCGCCGACCTCGGCGCACTCGGCGAGCAGGATCGAGGTGCCCTCGGGGACCTCGAAGCCGGCCTGTTCGGCGATCCACACCGGGGACCTGCCGACGACGGCCGCGTTGAGCTTCGCGCCGCCGCAGTCCGTGCCGTGGGCGGTGACGCCGAAGAGGAACTCCTCCAGCTTGGCCTTCTCGGCGGCGGTGACGACATGGGCGCCGAGCCGCCGGAACTCGGCGATGCCCTCCTCGTAGATCTCCTCGTCGAGGACGACGGCCTGTTCGGAGGCGCAGATCATGCCGTTGTCGAAGGCCTTGGAGAGGACGATGTCGTGGACCGCCCGCCGGAGCTTCGCGTCCTTGGCGACATAGGCGGGGACGTTGCCGGCGCCGACGCCGAGGGCGGGCTTGCCGCAGGAGTAGGCGGCCCGGACCATCGCGTTGCCGCCGGTGGCGAGGATGGTGGAGACGCCCTCGTGGCGCATGAGGAGGCCGGTGGCCTCCATGGAGGGCTCCTCGATCCACTGGACGCAGTCGGCGGGGGCGCCGGCGGCGACGGCCGCGTCGCGGACGATCCGGGCGGCCTCGGCCGAGCAGTTCTGGGCGGAGGGGTGGAAGGCGAAGA
The Streptomyces roseofulvus genome window above contains:
- the adhE gene encoding bifunctional acetaldehyde-CoA/alcohol dehydrogenase, which gives rise to MEAKETVEGLVGRALGALAEFETLDQEQVDHIVKKASLAALAAHGELARLAVEETGRGLFEDKAVKNLFACEHVTHSMAGLKTAGVIRRDELNGITEIAEPVGVVCAMTPVTNPTSTTVFKALIALKTRNPIVFAFHPSAQNCSAEAARIVRDAAVAAGAPADCVQWIEEPSMEATGLLMRHEGVSTILATGGNAMVRAAYSCGKPALGVGAGNVPAYVAKDAKLRRAVHDIVLSKAFDNGMICASEQAVVLDEEIYEEGIAEFRRLGAHVVTAAEKAKLEEFLFGVTAHGTDCGGAKLNAAVVGRSPVWIAEQAGFEVPEGTSILLAECAEVGENEPLTREKLSPVLAALRAGSTEQGLELAAAMVEFHGLGHSAAIHTEDEALAEEFGRRVKAVRVIVNAPSTFGGIGDVYNAFLPSLTLGCGSYGHNSVSDNVTAVNLVNVKRIGRRNTNMQWYKIPPKIYFERNAIRYLGEMEGLKRVTIVTDRTMGEIGFVRRVTDILNGRPEPVEIQVIDDVEPNPELATVRAGAAAMREFRPDTIVALGGGSPMDAAKIMWLMYERPEVEFADTKEKFFDIRKRAYRFPKLGEKARLVAVPTTSGTGSEVTPFAVISDPEAAQKYPLADYALTPDVAIVDPVLPLHLPPTVTADSGFDALTHATEAYVSAYANDFTDGQCLQAIRLIFENLETCVTEGAKAPEARERMHNASTIAGMAFANAFLGLVHAMAHTLGNTFHVAHGRTNALLLPHVVRHNGTVTHKAVPWPKAETYRAPERYQEIARMLGLPAATPQEGVESYARAVEELRARCGIPASFREEGVDEAAFLAALPQQAMNAYADQCAPANPRMPMIDEMKELMTRAYYGA
- a CDS encoding DUF3533 domain-containing protein, coding for MSLVDELKSAVTPRAALLVVGVFALQLLFITSYVGALHHPKPSDVPFGVVAPAQVSATLMGELERLPGDPLDPRAVAGADEARDQILNREIDGALVVNPAGRTDTLLVASGGGTVLSSALEKIFTQVEEAQRREVRTVDVAPASPQDFDGLSAFYLVVGWCVGGYICAAILAISAGSRPANRERAIIRLGVLAVYSVLGGLGGAVIVGPVLGALPGSVAALWGLGTLVVFAVGAATLALQSVFGIVGIGLAILLVVVLGNPSAGGAFPAPMLPPFWKAIGPALPPGAGTWAARSIAYFKGNDMTASMLVLSAWAVVGSVVTLVLASLKREPAGEPIATELDEVKG